The genomic interval TAAAGCGAAAAAATTGCTTGAGGATTTTGAGAAAGAAGATTGATGAGGTTTGTATTTAAAAAAATTCTTTTTGTTTTAATATTTTTAATTTCAGTTTTCCCCTCTTTCTCAAAAACCATTAAAGTTGGGATTTTCTTAAGGCAAAAAAGGGTTTTTGTTTCTTCAAAATCTACCATTCTTGTTTACAAGGGGGAAAGAAGAATTGCATATATACCACCCAATGCTAAATACTTTTTCTGGGTTAAGCATGGAAGAACTGTAAAAAATAATAATGGTGGCTGGTATATTCAAGTTGGTGTCTTTAAAAGAGATAAATCAATACAAAACTGCTCCAGATTGCTTGCGAAAGTGACAGATTTAGAGCCTGTAATAGAAAGAACAAGCAAAGGGCTTTATGTGGTAAAGTTAGGCCCATTTGATAGTTTAAGTGAAGCAAGTGCTTTAAAGGATTCTCTCAAAATGAATGGCTTTCCGGATGTTTTTATTCTTTCAACCACTTCTAAAAAATCAAGAACTAAAATTTACCTTATAGATAATGAATACAATAAAAAATTTATCTCACATTCAAAAGTTGTTTTAAAGTCAAAAAGCCTTATAAAAGTTAATGGGAAAAGGTACAGGGGAATTATTGAGATAGTTTCTTACAATGGCAAAATGAATGTAATTAATGTAATTGATATTGAGGATTATTTAAAGGGAGTTGTACCAGCCGAGATGAGCCCCAAACTTTACCCTGATATTGAGGCTCTAAAGGCTCAGGCTGTTGCGGCAAGAACCTATGTTTACTATAACCTTGGGCAGTTCAAAGAGATGGGCTTTGATATATGTGCAACCCAGAGCTGTCAGGTATATAAAGGCTACGATGTTGAAAATGATTTATCAAGCGAAGCGGTTGATGAGACGGCTGGAGAAATAATTGTTTACAATAACAAACCTATAAATGCAATGTTTACCGCTTACTGTGGAGGGCACACTGAGGATTTTGAAAATGTTTTCGGAGGCAACCCTGTTCCCTATTTAAAAGGGGTTAAATGTGAAGGGGAAGGAAGTTTCCCACATAAAACAATTTCGGCAAAAAAGGTTCTGGAGCCTGTTTCAACTCCCTACATATCAAGGCCTTACTTTGCTATTGCAGTATTAATGTCGAAAGGATTGCTAAACGAAAATGAACTTAATGGGTTAAACGATTATTCTGGTAAAGGGTTTGCGCAAGCATACCTTAACAGGATTTTGAGGTATGTGGGGATAGATGTTAAAGAAATTCCCTTAAAATCAGGGAAATTATCGGATATAGGAGAATATCTTTCCATTCAGATTTTTAATACCGAGTCAATGAAGCCTCTTTTTGAAAGTGAGCTTATAACACAGGATTTGCCAGATATAGATGCCAAAAAGATAGACATTATAGGTATTGCCTATTCTCTCTTGAAAAACTTTGAAAACATAGACTACTATGACCTTGATTTTTTGATAGTTGATAAGGATTTCTTAATGGGGCTTGAAGACCCTGAATTTTTATTTATAAACCAGGGAAGGACTGAGCTTTCAGTTCCTATTGCTACAATAAGGGTGGGGGACAGGTTGAGGATTATCTACGATGAGAAAAACATTCCCCTTGCAATAACTATTGTAACCCCTGAGTCCCAGTTGGGATTGACAGATTCATTCCTGAGTGGCTATGTATGGTATAAGTTTCTAACCCTTGAACAATTACAGGAAAGGGCAGGGAAATTCGGTTTTAAAAAGGATATAACCGATATTGAGATTGTAAAAAAGACAGATACTGGTAGAGTCGTAAAGATAAGAGTAAAAAGCGGGAATTATTCAAGAATTTACAGCGGGCTTAAGGTTAGGTGGTTTTTCGGTGTAAAGGAAAACAAGTTTCAACTTTATAAGCGTTTTGATGATAAAGGCAAACTAAAGGGAGTGTATATTGTCGGAAATGCCTGGGGGCACGGTGTTGGAATGTGCCAGATAGGTGCATTTGGCCTTGCTCTAAAAGGCTGGGATTATAAAAAGATTTTGAAACATTACTATACAGGAGTTGAAATAAAAGAGGTTGAGTGAAATGAAAAACATACTGCTTGTAAACGATGACGGCCCATTCTCAGAAGGGGTTGAAAAACTTAAAGAGAGGTTTGAAAATAATGGATTTTCAGTCTTTGTTTTTGTCCCCCATCAGGAAATGTCAGCCTGTTCTCACTCTCTAACCTTAACAAAACCCCTTCATGTTAAGGAGATTAAGAAAAATTACTTTATAGTTGACGGCACCCCATCAGACTGCACCTATCTTGCCCTGTTTCACTTTTTAAAAGAAATAAAGATTGATTATGTTGTTTCTGGTGTAAACAGAGGCTATAACATGGGAGAGGATGTCTTTTACTCTGGTACCGTTGCAGGGGCTATGGAAGGCTTTTTTCATGGAATAAACGGAATTGCGGTTTCTGCAAAGGATTTTTCAAATATAGATAAAATTGTTACTCACTTTGTTGATTTTTTTAAAAAACTAATTGATGATAAACTTCCTTCTCCCTTTTTGTTAAACATAAACTATCCTGAAGGTGATATAAAGGGGATTAAATTTACCTCTCTTTCTTCAAGACTTTACCCAGGCAATGTTGAAGAATGTGTTGACCCAAGGGGAGTAACAAGTTACTGGATAGGGGGGGTGCCTGCCGTCTGGAATGGGGAAGAAAATTCAGACATAAATGCAGTAAAACAGGGCTATGTTTCAATTACTCCATTGAAAGCAGATATTACAGATGATTCCCTCCTTGAGAAATTGAGATAAATTTTTTAGGACTAAGATTTTTTTAATTTTTAGATTTAATGTTTTTTGTTTATTCGTTTTCCTTTTAATAAAAATTCTGTCAAAAATGTAACCTGAATTTACTATTTTTTATAAATTTCTATATATAGAGGTTGTAATGGCAGTGTAACATTAATTGTGTCAGGGAGAAAAAAAACTCCTTTCGGGAAGGAGAGGTTAAAATAACCTCAGAAGAAAAATTCCCGAAAGGAGGTACCACCAATGA from Thermotomaculum hydrothermale carries:
- a CDS encoding SpoIID/LytB domain-containing protein; protein product: MRFVFKKILFVLIFLISVFPSFSKTIKVGIFLRQKRVFVSSKSTILVYKGERRIAYIPPNAKYFFWVKHGRTVKNNNGGWYIQVGVFKRDKSIQNCSRLLAKVTDLEPVIERTSKGLYVVKLGPFDSLSEASALKDSLKMNGFPDVFILSTTSKKSRTKIYLIDNEYNKKFISHSKVVLKSKSLIKVNGKRYRGIIEIVSYNGKMNVINVIDIEDYLKGVVPAEMSPKLYPDIEALKAQAVAARTYVYYNLGQFKEMGFDICATQSCQVYKGYDVENDLSSEAVDETAGEIIVYNNKPINAMFTAYCGGHTEDFENVFGGNPVPYLKGVKCEGEGSFPHKTISAKKVLEPVSTPYISRPYFAIAVLMSKGLLNENELNGLNDYSGKGFAQAYLNRILRYVGIDVKEIPLKSGKLSDIGEYLSIQIFNTESMKPLFESELITQDLPDIDAKKIDIIGIAYSLLKNFENIDYYDLDFLIVDKDFLMGLEDPEFLFINQGRTELSVPIATIRVGDRLRIIYDEKNIPLAITIVTPESQLGLTDSFLSGYVWYKFLTLEQLQERAGKFGFKKDITDIEIVKKTDTGRVVKIRVKSGNYSRIYSGLKVRWFFGVKENKFQLYKRFDDKGKLKGVYIVGNAWGHGVGMCQIGAFGLALKGWDYKKILKHYYTGVEIKEVE
- the surE gene encoding 5'/3'-nucleotidase SurE, with product MKNILLVNDDGPFSEGVEKLKERFENNGFSVFVFVPHQEMSACSHSLTLTKPLHVKEIKKNYFIVDGTPSDCTYLALFHFLKEIKIDYVVSGVNRGYNMGEDVFYSGTVAGAMEGFFHGINGIAVSAKDFSNIDKIVTHFVDFFKKLIDDKLPSPFLLNINYPEGDIKGIKFTSLSSRLYPGNVEECVDPRGVTSYWIGGVPAVWNGEENSDINAVKQGYVSITPLKADITDDSLLEKLR